AATCAGCGTCTGGAGACCGGCCGACTCCAGATCGGCGACCGCTTCGCCAGCTCCCGGACGAAGCGTATCATCGAAGAAGAAGCGTGCCAGCGCCACTCCGTTTGCCGAAAGCACGACTTCGGAAAGCGGACTGTCTGATGTCGCGGTCTCGGCCTTGCCGCAGGCGAAGGATGCGTTTCCGAGCCTGTAGACGAGATCCCCACGCGCGGCTTCAAGACCGCCGCCAGCGACCTCCACCACACGCTCGAATTGCTCGGCTAGATCAGCATGGCGGGCAAGCGACTGCGAGAGCGGATGCCTGGAATGCTGTGCAAGTGCCGCGGCGATCGCAATGCTCCCGATATTGTCGGCCTCGGTCCGTACGAGCCTCGGTTGTCCAAGCGTCAGCGTCCCCGTCTTGTCGAAGGCGACGGCATCGATCTCGGCAAGCCGCTCGAGCGCGGAACCGTCCTTGACCATGACGCCCCTGCGAAAGAGCTCGCCGGCTGCCACGACCTGTACGACCGGAACGGCGAGCCCAAGAGCGCATGGGCAAGTAATGATGAGCACGGCAACGCCGACGAGCATCGCTTGCTTCCAGTCTCCGCCGATGATCCCCCAAGCCAGAAACGACACCAGCGCAAGCAGGTGCACGGCGGGCGAATAGAGTGCCGCAGCCCTGTCGGCGATCCGCCGGTAGCGCGCCCGTCCGCCTTCGGCGGCCTCCATGAGGCCGATGATCTCGGCAAGCAGAGAGTTGCGCGCGAGCTTGGTTGCGCGCACGGTGAGCGAGCCTGTCAGGTTCATTGCCCCGGAATGGATTTCCGTGCCGGGATTGACGGCGACCGGACGGCTCTCACCGGTCACGATCGACAGGTCGAGATCGCTCTCGCCGCTGGCGACGATACCGTCGACGGGAATGCGGTCGCCGGCCGCCACAGCAATCTCGTCCCCGACGACAATTTCCTCTATTGCCACGTAACGTCTCGATCCGTCGGCCGCTACCACCAGCGCTCCTCGCGGGGCAAGCCGCGCCAGCCCGTTGATCGCTGCGCGCGCCTTCTCACGCATGATGTGGTCGAGGGTGCGGCCGATCAGCAGGAAGAACAGCAGCGATACGGTCGCGTCGAACCAGGCGTGCTCGCCGTGATGCATCGTCTCCCAGAGCGAAACGGCATAAGAGAGCGTCACAGCAAGTGAGATCGGCACATCCATGTTCGTGCGTCCGCTTTTCAACGCGTTCCAGGCCGACCGAAAGAAGAACCGGCCCGAATAGATAAGCGCAGGCGCGGCGATCATTGCCGAGATCCAATGGAACATGTCACGCGTCGCGGCATCCGCACCGGACCAGACGGATACCGACAGCAGCATGATGTTTGCAGCGGCAAAACCCGCAACCCCGACCGCAAGGAGAAGCTGGTTTTTTGTCTTGTCGTTTTCCGGTGCAAGCGGCGCGAAGAGATGAACCCTGTATCCGGTCGCGCTGATTGCGGTGGTAATGCCCGTAGGATCAACCGCTTTGTTGTCCATCTCCTCGGCATAGACGCAGCTCACGCGCCTGGAGGTGAGGTTCACTCTGGCCTTTCGCACGTAGGGCAAAGCCGACAAGGCCCGCTCAATGGTCGATATGCAGGCGCCGCAATGGACGTCAGGCACGCTGAGATCGAGCTGACGAAGGCCACCGCCGAGCGCGTGGCTGGCAAGGCCGACCTCCTCGGCGCTGAAGGAGGTCGTACTCATTGCCAGCACGCCGTCCGCATTCATGGTGCAGCAGGTCATTGGCCAAACTCCGCAGTGTCGATGCGCACGGCCTCGTGCATGACGATTTCGCCGCTGCGGCGAGAGGTCACCTCGACGATCCAGTCCCCTGCCGCGATCGCGTGATCCGCCTCGAACCGGCCTTCAGAGAGTTTGGTCAGGGCAACGCGAAAATCCTCGTGATCGCCGACCGGCCGTTTGAAATTGGCCACGATGTCGTCGACAGCGGCCGGCGAACCGTCTCTGTTGGTGATATCGTAGTGGATTTCATCGCTCTTCAGCGAGAGCTTGCCGGTGATCCCGGAGGCAGCCATCGCCTTCATGGCGGCGGCCTTCTCATTGAATTCCTGGCTGGCGACATAGGTGTTTTCGACCACGAGCCCGCTCCAGCTCGACGAAGCGTACCAGGCCATCGTAAAGTTGACGGCAATAATGACGCCGAAAAAGGCACACGTCGCCAGCAGCATATGCGTGCCGGTGAATCCTTGCGTACGGGTGCTCATCTGACATCTCCTGGGGCGTTGAATGCAGCTCGATAGGTCGCGCGATCGGCATGGTCGGCATCTTCGATCGAAAAGAGGAACTCGTTGACGGCATCGCCCGTCGGCTTGCGGGTGACGAATACCTTGAGGGTCGTGGCAGCGTCAGGCGCGGCGTCGATCATAAACCGACGTCCTTCCTCCTTGCCGAGTTCAGGAATCCGCATCGTCGCGCCGTCGATGCCCGACAGGGTCAGTTCGATCGTGCGCGGTTTGGGAACCATGTTGAGGACGCGCAGCGTGTATCCGTTGCGGATCGATCCGTCGCTTTCCAGCACATATTGCGGATTGCGGTCATGAATGACATTGAGCTCCAGCCGTTCGCGGATCGACAAGTGCACGAGCATGGCAATGCCGATGCAGGTCCAGATAGTTGCATAGAAGACGAGGCGCGGCCGGAAGATGATGCGCCAGTCGAAATGCCGAATGCCGTCGATAAAGGAACCGTCCGGATTTCTGACGCGTGCCGGCTGGACGGATGTCCTACCCCCGTCCGTGGCGATGTTCATATTGCTCGCATATTCGCTGAGCGTCGCATAGGCGATAAGGCCGCGCGGCTTGCCGATCTTGTCCATGACGTTGTCGCACGCATCGATGCAGAGCGCGCAGGTGATGCACTCCAACTGCTGGCCATCGCGGATATCGATGCCCATCGGACAGACCGCAACGCAGGCATTGCAGTCGACACAGTCGCCAACGGCCTGTCCCTCCGCCTGCGTCTTCTTGGCATGGCGCGAGCGCTGTTCTCCGCGCCAGTCATTATAGGTCACGACCAGCGAGTTCTCGTCGAGCATGGCGCCCTGGATGCGCGGCCAGGGGCACATATAGGTGCAGACCTGTTCGCGCAGGAGCCCGCCGAAAACGTAGGTGGTCGCTGTCAGAATAGCCACTGTGGCATAAGCGACAGCCGGAGCCTGGCCGGTGAAGAGCCCTTTGATGAGGGTCGGCGCATCGGCGAAATAGAACACCCAGGCACCGCCGGTGAAGACGCCGATAATAAGCCAGATCGCATGCTTGAGCAGGCGCTTGCGGAGCTTGTCGAACGTCCACGGTCCGGCGTCGAGCTTCATTCTCGCATTGCGATCGCCTTCGATGGCACGCTCGACGACGAGAAAGAGATCGACCCAGACCGTCTGTGGACAGGCATAACCGCACCATGCGCGGCCAACGGCCGAGGTGACCAGAAACAGCCCGAAGCCCGCCATGACCAGCAATCCGGCAACATAGTAGAATTCCTGCGGCCAGATCTCGATGAAGAAGAAGAAGAAACGACGCGACGACAGGTCGATCAGGATCGCCTGGTCGGGCGCATAGGGTCCGCGATCCCAGCGGATCCAGGGTGCAAGATAGTAAATCGCCAGCGTGATCAGCATCACGATCCATTTGAAGCGTCGGAAACGTCCTTCGGCCCGTTTGGGGAAGACCTTCTTGCGCGCTGCATAAAGCGGCTGACGGTTGCGGCGGGCGTTGACCGGTTCCGCGTTGACGCGTTCCACTGATTCGGGATCGGGTGCTGTGTAGAGGTTCATGGGCCTGTTCCGGTTTGTGACTGCCCTTCTCCTCCGTTTCCGACACGCGATCCTTGATTCATGTCAAGAACGTGGGTCCGCGGGGAGAAGGCCTTGCCCGGGCAGGAGATGCAGCCCTGAAGGAGCCGGGCAACCGATAGGCATAGGCAATTGCGTTCAGTCGCTCTTTGCGTTTGAGCAAGGAGAAAAGGCCGCGCCCGGGAGAGGGGGGCACGGCCGAGAGGACAACGGGGAGAAGCCGCTGGGACGTCCTCGTTTACAGATCTAGCGGCTCGTCGGGTTGTGATCTTTGAGGCAGATCAAGCTTACGATCGAACTGCCGATCCTTGCGGGATCTTCCTGCTCACAGGCCGGTGGGACGGCCCTTGCCCGTATCGATACACGCGAGTGGATCACCGCGCGTGGCGTGCCGTAAAGCTCAAGGAGGGCATTATGGTCATGGTTCGTCATCGTGCCCACCCCTCATTTGCCGCCGCCAAGCGCATGGACGAAGACGGTGAGCTCCTTGACGGTGGTGTCTCCGAGGCGCACGGACCAGGCCGGCATGACACCATGCTTCGGAGCCGCGACCTGGCGAGCGATGGCGTCCTCGCCCCTGCCCTTAAGCCAGATGGCATCGGCAAGATCAGGCGCGCCCATATCCGGCTTGCCCTTGGCATCCTCGCCGTGACAAGCTGCACAATTGTCGATGAACAGCTGCTTGCCGGGTTCCACGAGGGCTTCGTTTGATGGCTTGTTCGTCAGGCTCCAGACATAGGCTGCGACCTGCCGTATCTGATCCTTGTCGAGCATGTCGACGAAGGCCGGCATTTCGGAGACATGCGTGTCTGTGTCACCGTCGAAGCGGATGCCGTGGGCAATCGTCGTCTGGATGGAATCAAGGTCGCCGCCCCAGAGCCAGTCGTCGTCGTTGAGGTTGGGAAAACCCGGTCCGCCACTTGCACCCGAACCGTGGCACGGAGCACAGTTGACCTTAAAGGCGGAGGCGCCGCCGGCGATCGCGAATTCGCGAAGGCCGGGATCGGCATCGATTTCCTGCACGGTCTTGGCAGCGATCATGTCGTGGAACTTCGTCTGCGACGCCTTGGCCAGGTCAAGATCCTGCTGCAGCTCGGCACGGCTGGAAAAGCCGAAATAGCCCTTCGTGGCCGATGTGATCATCGGTATGGCCGGATAGGCGATGGCATAGCCCATCGCCCACAGAATCGTCGCGTAGAAAGTCCAGACCCACCACCGGGGCATTGGATTGTTCAGTTCACGGATGCCATCCCATTCATGGCCGGTCGTCTCGACGCCGCTGATTTCATCGATGTGTTTTTCCGACATCTCAATCATCCTTCAGGGGAATGTTGGCCGCGTCCTTGGCAGCCTGCTTGCCGCCGGGACGGAGCGTAAAAATCACTGCTCCGACGAAGAAGGCCGTCATTGCCAGGAGGCCCCAGCTGTCGGCGAAGTGCCGCATTGCGGTGTAGGTTTCCATGTTTCCCCTCATCGGTAGCCGGTGGCGTCGTCATAGGTCGAGAAGTCGACGAGCGTGCCGAGCATCTGCAGATAGGCCACCAGGGCGTCCATCTCGGTGAGCTTCGAAGGATCACCGTCGAAGTCGCCAACCTTGGCCTTGGGATAGCGCGCGAGAAGCGCGGTCGTATCGGCATTCGGGTCGGCCTGCACCTTCATGTCCGCCTCGGCATTGGCGATCATGTCGTCGCTGTAGGGCACGCCGACATCCACATTTGCTTTAAGGTCCATGCCGACATCCTTGACGGTGACCTCGCGCGCGCTAAGGAAGGCATAGCTCGGCATGATCGATTCCGGCACGACGGCCCGCGGGTTCGACAGGTGCTGGACATGCCACTCGTTGGAATAGCGGCCGCCCACGCGTGCCAGATCCGGACCGGTGCGTTTGGAACCCCATTGGAAGGGATGGTCGTACATGGATTCGGCAGCCAGCGAGTAGTGGCCGTAGCGCTCCACCTCGTCGCGGAACGGCCTGATCATCTGGCTGTGGCAGAGATAGCAGCCCTCGCGGATGTAGACGTTGCGGCCTGCCAGCTCGAGCGGCGTATAGGGACGCATTCCCTCCACCTTCTCGATCGTGTTCTGAAGATAGAACAGCGGCGCGATCTCGACGATACCGCCGATGCTGACCACGAGTAGCGAGCCAACCAGAAGAAGGGTCGCGTTTTTCTCGAGGATCTGATGTTTGTCCAGGATTGATGCCATGTGTCACCTCACTCGGCAGCCTGTGCCTGCGGCACATAGGCAGAAGGAATTTCGGCTTCGTCGCGCAGATGACCGCGGATGGTCATGAAAACGTTCCAGGCCATCACGAGGCCGCCGGCCAGGTAGAGGCCACCGCCAAGCGTGCGCAGCACGTAATAGGGGAACATCGCAGCCACGGTTTCGGCGAAGGAATAGACGAGGAAGCCCTGGGAATTATATTCGCGCCACATCAGGCCCTGCTGGATGCCGGCGACCCACAGGACCGCGGCATAGACGACGATGCCGAGCGTTGCGAGCCAGAAGTGCCAGTTGATCATGCGCAGGCTGTAGAGGCGTTGGCGGCCCCACAGCTTCGGCGTCATGTAGTAGATCGCCCCGAAGGTGATCATGCCGACCCAGCCGAGCGCGCCCGAATGCACGTGACCGATGGTCCATTCGGTGTAGTGACTGAGCGAGTTCACGGCCTTGACCGACATCATCGGGCCTTCGAAGGTCGACATGCCGTAAAAGGCGATGGCGACGACCATCATGCGGATGATGGGATCGGTGCGGATCTTGTCCCAGGCGCCAGACAGCGTCATCAGACCGTTGATCATACCGCCCCAGGAGGGCATCCAGAGCATGACCGAGAAGACCATGCCCAGCGTCTGCGCCCAGTCGGGTAGCGCGGTATAGTGCAGATGATGCGGCCCAGCCCAGATATACATGAAGATCAGAGCCCAGAAGTGGATGATCGACAGCCGGTAGGAATAGATGGGACGATTGGCCTGCTTGGGCACGAAATAATACATCATCCCCAGGAAGCCGGCAGTTAGGAAGAAGCCGACGGCGTTATGGCCATACCACCACTGTGTCAGCGCGTCCTGAACGCCTGAAAACAGCGAATAGCTCTTCGAGCCGAGGAAGGAGGCCGGTACGGCGAGATTGTTGACGACGTGCAGCATGGCGATCGTCACGATGAAGGCGAGGTAAAACCAGTTCGCCACATAGATATGTGGTTCCTTGCGCTTCAGGATGGTGCCGAGGAAGACGGCGAGATAGGCGACCCAGACGATGGTCAGCCACAGGTCTACGTACCATTCAGGCTCGGCATATTCGCGCGCCTGGTTGA
The window above is part of the Rhizobium sp. WYJ-E13 genome. Proteins encoded here:
- the ccoO gene encoding cytochrome-c oxidase, cbb3-type subunit II, coding for MASILDKHQILEKNATLLLVGSLLVVSIGGIVEIAPLFYLQNTIEKVEGMRPYTPLELAGRNVYIREGCYLCHSQMIRPFRDEVERYGHYSLAAESMYDHPFQWGSKRTGPDLARVGGRYSNEWHVQHLSNPRAVVPESIMPSYAFLSAREVTVKDVGMDLKANVDVGVPYSDDMIANAEADMKVQADPNADTTALLARYPKAKVGDFDGDPSKLTEMDALVAYLQMLGTLVDFSTYDDATGYR
- the ccoN gene encoding cytochrome-c oxidase, cbb3-type subunit I; the encoded protein is MNYTTETMVVAVAAFLALLGAAFAHDQLFSIHMGILSFCLFAGTLLLVRKVDFSPAGRLPKGDPSGYFDEVIRYGLIATVFWGVVGFLVGVVVAAQLAFPDLNFAPYLNFGRLRPVHTSAVIFAFGGNALIMTSFYVVQRTCHARLFGGSLAWFVFWGYQLFIVMAATGYVLGINQAREYAEPEWYVDLWLTIVWVAYLAVFLGTILKRKEPHIYVANWFYLAFIVTIAMLHVVNNLAVPASFLGSKSYSLFSGVQDALTQWWYGHNAVGFFLTAGFLGMMYYFVPKQANRPIYSYRLSIIHFWALIFMYIWAGPHHLHYTALPDWAQTLGMVFSVMLWMPSWGGMINGLMTLSGAWDKIRTDPIIRMMVVAIAFYGMSTFEGPMMSVKAVNSLSHYTEWTIGHVHSGALGWVGMITFGAIYYMTPKLWGRQRLYSLRMINWHFWLATLGIVVYAAVLWVAGIQQGLMWREYNSQGFLVYSFAETVAAMFPYYVLRTLGGGLYLAGGLVMAWNVFMTIRGHLRDEAEIPSAYVPQAQAAE
- the ccoG gene encoding cytochrome c oxidase accessory protein CcoG, with protein sequence MNLYTAPDPESVERVNAEPVNARRNRQPLYAARKKVFPKRAEGRFRRFKWIVMLITLAIYYLAPWIRWDRGPYAPDQAILIDLSSRRFFFFFIEIWPQEFYYVAGLLVMAGFGLFLVTSAVGRAWCGYACPQTVWVDLFLVVERAIEGDRNARMKLDAGPWTFDKLRKRLLKHAIWLIIGVFTGGAWVFYFADAPTLIKGLFTGQAPAVAYATVAILTATTYVFGGLLREQVCTYMCPWPRIQGAMLDENSLVVTYNDWRGEQRSRHAKKTQAEGQAVGDCVDCNACVAVCPMGIDIRDGQQLECITCALCIDACDNVMDKIGKPRGLIAYATLSEYASNMNIATDGGRTSVQPARVRNPDGSFIDGIRHFDWRIIFRPRLVFYATIWTCIGIAMLVHLSIRERLELNVIHDRNPQYVLESDGSIRNGYTLRVLNMVPKPRTIELTLSGIDGATMRIPELGKEEGRRFMIDAAPDAATTLKVFVTRKPTGDAVNEFLFSIEDADHADRATYRAAFNAPGDVR
- a CDS encoding FixH family protein translates to MSTRTQGFTGTHMLLATCAFFGVIIAVNFTMAWYASSSWSGLVVENTYVASQEFNEKAAAMKAMAASGITGKLSLKSDEIHYDITNRDGSPAAVDDIVANFKRPVGDHEDFRVALTKLSEGRFEADHAIAAGDWIVEVTSRRSGEIVMHEAVRIDTAEFGQ
- a CDS encoding cation-translocating P-type ATPase; translation: MTCCTMNADGVLAMSTTSFSAEEVGLASHALGGGLRQLDLSVPDVHCGACISTIERALSALPYVRKARVNLTSRRVSCVYAEEMDNKAVDPTGITTAISATGYRVHLFAPLAPENDKTKNQLLLAVGVAGFAAANIMLLSVSVWSGADAATRDMFHWISAMIAAPALIYSGRFFFRSAWNALKSGRTNMDVPISLAVTLSYAVSLWETMHHGEHAWFDATVSLLFFLLIGRTLDHIMREKARAAINGLARLAPRGALVVAADGSRRYVAIEEIVVGDEIAVAAGDRIPVDGIVASGESDLDLSIVTGESRPVAVNPGTEIHSGAMNLTGSLTVRATKLARNSLLAEIIGLMEAAEGGRARYRRIADRAAALYSPAVHLLALVSFLAWGIIGGDWKQAMLVGVAVLIITCPCALGLAVPVVQVVAAGELFRRGVMVKDGSALERLAEIDAVAFDKTGTLTLGQPRLVRTEADNIGSIAIAAALAQHSRHPLSQSLARHADLAEQFERVVEVAGGGLEAARGDLVYRLGNASFACGKAETATSDSPLSEVVLSANGVALARFFFDDTLRPGAGEAVADLESAGLQTLIFSGDRQSVVDSTARSLGVDRALGALTPKQKVEACEALQEEGRRVLMVGDGINDAPALAAAHVSMAPSSASDIGRQAADLVFFNERLDAVPDAIQIARRSAALIRQNFALAIGYNILAVPIAIAGLATPLIAAVAMSTSSIIVVTNALRLNAFTARRTLLTASQRPIRNQEVEAA
- a CDS encoding cbb3-type cytochrome c oxidase subunit 3, which produces METYTAMRHFADSWGLLAMTAFFVGAVIFTLRPGGKQAAKDAANIPLKDD
- the ccoP gene encoding cytochrome-c oxidase, cbb3-type subunit III, which codes for MSEKHIDEISGVETTGHEWDGIRELNNPMPRWWVWTFYATILWAMGYAIAYPAIPMITSATKGYFGFSSRAELQQDLDLAKASQTKFHDMIAAKTVQEIDADPGLREFAIAGGASAFKVNCAPCHGSGASGGPGFPNLNDDDWLWGGDLDSIQTTIAHGIRFDGDTDTHVSEMPAFVDMLDKDQIRQVAAYVWSLTNKPSNEALVEPGKQLFIDNCAACHGEDAKGKPDMGAPDLADAIWLKGRGEDAIARQVAAPKHGVMPAWSVRLGDTTVKELTVFVHALGGGK